The Benincasa hispida cultivar B227 chromosome 9, ASM972705v1, whole genome shotgun sequence genome has a segment encoding these proteins:
- the LOC120085062 gene encoding UDP-N-acetylglucosamine transporter UGNT1, which produces MSLKASNSEKNLLLPVSDPPHGSEEKERLIRGDEKLFRGSAMTKRGAYAALSYMACAVLLVLFNKAALSSYNFPSANVVTLVQMVCSCSFLYALRRWKVISFTVGDSFSDNAASMVPMKTLRQTSPLAGTYLLYMLATMESVRGVNVPMYTTLRRTTVVFTMVVEYLLAGQKYTYSIVGSVGLIVLGAFIAGARDLSFDVYGYSVVFLSNVTTAIYLATISRIGKSSGLNSFGLMWCNGILCTPVLLFWTFIRGDLEATISFPHLFSPGFLVVMFCSCTLAFFLNYSIFLNTTLNSAVTQTICGNLKDLFTIGLGWMIFGGLPFDLLNVIGQLLGFIGSGLYAYYKLIGK; this is translated from the exons ATGTCATTGAAGGCGTCGAATTCCGAGAAGAATTTGTTGCTGCCGGTGTCGGATCCTCCACACGGCAGTGAAGAGAAAGAGCGATTGATCAGAGGCGATGAGAAGCTCTTCAGAGGATCCGCCATGACCAAACGAGGAGCCTATGCTGCTCTCTCTTACATGGCTTGTGCAG TGCTATTGGTTTTGTTCAACAAAGCTGCACTTTCTTCTTATAATTTTCCAAGTGCAAACGTTGTTACACTTGTTCAG ATGGTATGTTCATGTTCTTTTCTGTATGCATTGAGACGCTGGAAAGTCATATCTTTTACAGTGGGTGATTCCTTTTCTGATAATGCTGCTTCAATGGTTCCAATGAAGACATTGAGGCAAACCAGTCCTCTTGCAGGGACGTATTTGCTTTACATG CTAGCTACTATGGAGTCTGTTCGTGGAGTAAATGTTCCCATGTACACTACCCTCAGGCGGACCACAGTTGTTTTCACGATGGTTGTGGAGTATCTGCTGGCAGGACAAAAGTATACATATTCAATTGTTGGAAG TGTTGGTTTGATAGTTCTTGGTGCATTTATTGCTGGAGCTCGTGACTTGTCCTTTGACGTATATGGCTATTCTGTAGTTTTCTTGTCCAACGTCACCACAGCAATCTACCTTGCAACTATTTCCCGCATTG GAAAATCAAGTGGTCTTAATAGCTTTGGCCTCATGTGGTGCAACG GAATTTTATGCACTCCAGTTCTACTTTTCTGGACATTTATACGGGGTGACTTGGAGGCAACTATTAGCTTTCCTCACCTTTTTTCACCTGGATTTCTA GTAGTGATGTTTTGTTCGTGCACACTGGCTTTCTTCTTGAACTATAGTATATTTCTAAACACCACTCTAAATTCGGCTGTGACACAAACTATATGTGGTAATCTGAAG GATCTTTTTACAATTGGACTGGGTTGGATGATATTTGGCGGCCTTCCTTTTGACCTG CTAAATGTAATTGGGCAACTTCTGGGTTTTATTGGCTCTGGTTTGTATGCCTATTATAAGCTCATAGGGAAATAA
- the LOC120086075 gene encoding myosin-11, whose amino-acid sequence MASPVATHLNISTSSSLCRSKRLSLRLSRNRTKFITSTTQKRRSHSLKVVQSVLNNCKSNLNDNGASEEAKLLLERLYAQTQRLEEHVNKDPHSPQDVWLGLSLENLESDLQAALAVLKKKEEDLQDAERTILLERSQLNNAREKLEKQEEELTAAYHKQQKLEDELKQANLDLASQARQIDELKLQIREKDGGIAAVESALTLKEDELKRMRDDLAKKSEEAVKTDFELKSKSQLLTEAIEVVKRQEVELQMLKKAVLEKEKELELSVKLQKLEEERLEVVEKNLENRTMEWLLAQEELKKMRKEGSKKAVEMNKTVNDFNRVKKLLADVKSELVSSQKSLVSSRKKIEEQEDILGRQMAELEEQKKGINAYMSSLKDAQIEVESERVKLRVAEAHNKELECDLLMEKELTDELQQQLKKEKSYLQQETEEKSLLQKELEHKHIEFEKTHTLLQDKASELVEAKLEIQHLKSEQVSLQLLLEEKDLEILDAQKKIEELNQEIIELQTLMSIKEAQLNQTTAMLKEKDECVQIMQNELNDTKLKISEAEAAVEHIVDLTNKLVISIKGGDDNDVLNLNNDLSLNLQQQLFMKPTDNMKLQKKQLETELELTKESLRQKEMEILAAERALTVKDEELKTVQERLDAKEKEFEKMKEEMDEEAKDTRKLYTLAQDNVGGEDNNIEDFAIGRLQVEAAQLEVEAATSALQKLTDMSRELLNKASHSLEVDIGSRSIHIQQHNDDEDDVDAGTGGWVDNNNTRFNEVKVEVSRLSSLTEQLLKEAGIFVDAN is encoded by the exons ATGGCGTCTCCGGTGGCTACTCATCTCAACATCTCCACCTCTTCCTCTCTCTGCCGTTCCAAG AGGTTGTCTCTGAGGCTCAGTAGGAATCGAACAAAATTTATTACTAGCACAACTCAGAAGAGGAGATCTCATTCCCTGAAGGTTGTCCAGTCAGTCCTGAATAACTGCAAGTCAAATTTAAATGACAATGGAGCAAGTGAAGAAGCAAAACTGCTTCTTGAGAGATTGTATGCCCAGACACAGAGATTGGAAGAACATGTAAACAAAGATCCTCACTCCCCCCAAGATGTTTGGCTAGGGCTCAGTCTTGAAAATCTCGAGTCTGATCTCCAGGCTGCATTGGCAGTattgaaaaagaaggaagaagatctACAAGATGCAGAAAGAACGATTCTATTAGAACGAAGCCAATTAAATAATGCGAGGGAGAAGTTGGAGAAGCAGGAGGAAGAATTAACTGCTGCTTATCATAAACAGCAAAAATTAGAAGATGAGCTTAAGCAGGCAAATCTAGACTTAGCTTCTCAAGCTAGACAGATTGATGAATTAAAACTTCAAATTAGGGAGAAAGACGGGGGGATTGCTGCAGTTGAATCTGCCCTTACTTTGAAAGAAGACGAGTTGAAGAGAATGAGAGATGATTTGGCTAAGAAGAGTGAGGAAGCTGTTAAAACAGATTTTGAACTTAAATCTAAGTCCCAGCTTCTGACTGAAGCCATCGAAGTAGTGAAAAGACAAGAAGTTGAGCTGCAAATGCTTAAAAAGGCTGTgctagagaaagaaaaagaactggAACTTTCTGTAAAGCTGCAGAAACTTGAAGAGGAAAGACTGGAAGTTGTAGAGAAAAATTTGGAGAACAGGACCATGGAATGGTTGTTAGCACAGgaagaattgaaaaaaatgagaaaggaaGGATCTAAGAAAGCAGTAGAGATGAACAAAACAGTGAATGACTTCAACCGAGTTAAGAAGCTTCTTGCCGATGTAAAAAGTGAGTTAGTTTCCTCTCAAAAGTCCCTTGTGTCCTCcagaaagaaaatagaagaacaAGAAGATATTCTTGGGAGGCAAATGGCAGAACTTGAAGAACAAAAGAAGGGTATCAATGCATATATGTCAAGTTTAAAAGATGCTCAAATTGAAGTAGAGAGTGAAAGAGTGAAGCTTAGAGTTGCAGAGGCTCATAACAAGGAGCTTGAATGCGACTTGTTGATGGAAAAGGAGCTCACTGATGAGTTACAGCAACAACTGAAGAAAGAGAAATCCTATCTCCAGCAGGAAACTGAGGAGAAATCACTTCTACAGAAGGAGCTAGAGCATAAACATATCGAGTTCGAGAAAACTCACACTCTCCTTCAAGATAAAGCGTCGGAGTTGGTCGAAGCCAAGTTAGAAATCCAGCATTTGAAATCCGAACAGGTTTCTCTTCAACTTCTTTTGGAAGAGAAAGACTTGGAGATACTCGATGCACAAAAGAAAATTGAGGAATTAAATCAGGAAATTATTGAGCTACAAACGCTTATGAGTATTAAAGAAGCTCAGCTCAATCAGACAACTGCTATGCTGAAAGAGAAAGATGAATGCGTTCAGATAATGCAAAATGAACTAAACGATACAAAGCTGAAAATTTCCGAAGCCGAAGCAGCAGTAGAACACATTGTGGATCTCACAAATAAATTGGTGATTTCCATCAAAGGCGGCGACGACAATgatgttttgaatttgaacaacGATCTTAGCCTCAATCTACAGCAGCAGTTATTCATGAAACCTACTGATAACATGAAACTACAGAAGAAACAGCTCGAAACGGAGTTAGAGCTCACCAAGGAAAGCTTGAGacaaaaagaaatggaaattcTAGCTGCAGAAAGAGCACTGACCGTTAAAGACGAGGAACTAAAAACGGTTCAGGAAAGATTAGATGCAAAGGAGAAAGAATTCGAGAAGATGAAGGAAGAGATGGATGAAGAAGCTAAAGATACAAGGAAGCTATACACATTGGCACAAGACAATGTTGGAGGAGAGGACAACAACATTGAGGACTTTGCAATTGGAAGGCTTCAAGTTGAAGCTGCTCAGTTAGAGGTAGAAGCAGCTACTAGCGCTCTTCAGAAACTCACAGACATGAGCCGAGAGCTTCTGAATAAAGCTAGCCATAGCCTCGAGGTTGATATCGGTTCAAGAAGCATTCACATTCAGCAGCACAATGACGACGAAGACGATGTCGATGCCGGAACAGGCGGTTGGGTTGATAATAACAACACAAGATTTAATGAAGTGAAGGTGGAAGTTTCCCGTCTTTCATCTCTAACTGAACAGCTCTTGAAGGAAGCTGGTATATTTGTTGATGCGAATTAG
- the LOC120085949 gene encoding probable serine/threonine-protein kinase DDB_G0292354, which produces MSTQEAASQPVPSFEYELLDGDPDHVRTVVASSNYPSPRIEPSKVKLRHRIGRGVFGDVWLATHHQSTKDYDEYHEVAVKMLNPVKDDHLRVVLDKLEDHFYKCQGAKGVCRLYGVSIIGGKLCIIMKFYEGSVADKMARLKDGKLSLPDVLRYGINLAQGILELHSKEILVLNLKPSNMLLTTKDQAILGDVGIPFLLHGVPIPNMDIIQRLGTPNYMAPEQWQPEVRGPVSYETDSWGFACCIIEMLTGVQPWRGKSVDEIFHSVVRKQEKPCIPSGLPPLIENVLLGCFEYDLRSRPLLTDILNVFQSSQHVNSDWQAIGSSKVLNKSNATGHTEWFLSKDHLQVNDLVRSRKPLNSCKSDNMNIPEGKIVGLERETEKDAFVLVRVRGIHDPVRVYASTLERVSFGLAVGDWIRLKEAEKKHSPVGILHSIDRVGNVAVAFIGVETLWNGNSSQFQMAESFCVGQFVRIKASILRPRFEWPRKKGNVWATGRIWWILPNGCLMVKFPGILSFKEECDSYMADPAEVEAVNFSTCPGMVKKYQHLEDFHWSVRPVLIAFGMFTAMKLGIAFGKKVGRSKVKKGQSNLVYCESQHIEGQNANNPAWIPPPVKNILFGDGVSTVAR; this is translated from the exons ATGTCTACACAAGAAGCTGCTTCTCAACCGGTTCCTTCTTTTGAGTATGAGCTTCTTGATGGTGATCCTGATCATGTTAGGACAGTGGTTGCTTCATCAAACTATCCAAGCCCTAGGATTGAACCTTCAAAAGTGAAGCTTAGGCATCGAATTGGGCGAGGCGTATTCGGTGATGTTTGGTTAGCAACTCACCATCAGTCCACTAAGGATTATGATGAGTATCATGAAGTTGCAGTCAAGATGTTGAATCCTGTTAAAGATGACCATTTGAGGGTTGTTTTGGATAAACTTGAGGATCATTTCTATAAGTGTCAAGGTGCAAAGGGTGTCTGCAGGCTGTATGGAGTGTCTATAATTGGTGGGAAG TTATGCATCATCATGAAATTCTATGAAGGATCAGTTGCTGATAAAATGGCTCGCCTTAAAGATGGAAAGCTTTCTCTCCCTGATGTATTGAG ATATGGAATCAATCTAGCCCAGGGGATTCTAGAATTGCACTCAAAAGAGATCTTGGTTCTTAACCTGAAACCTTCAAACATGCTCCTTACCACCAAGGATCAAGCAATTTTGGGAGATGTTGGAATTCCTTTTCTACTACACGGTGTACCGATACCAAATATGGATATAATTCAGAGACTTGGGACACCTAACTATATGGCACCAGAACAATGGCAGCCAGAAGTTAGAGGTCCGGTATCGTATGAAACTGATTCTTGGGGGTTTGCCTGCTGCATAATTGAGATGTTGACTGGTGTACAGCCATGGCGTGGGAAATCAGTTGATGAAATATTTCATTCTGTTGTCAGGAAACAAGAAAAACCATGTATTCCAAGTGGACTTCCTCCTCTAATCGAGAATGTTCTTCTTGGTTGCTTTGAATATGACTTAAGGAGTCGTCCTTTATTGACAGACATACTAAATGTGTTCCAGAG CTCTCAACATGTTAATAGCGACTGGCAAGCCATTGGGAGTTCAAAAGTGTTGAACAAATCAAATGCCACTGGACATACTGAATGGTTTCTCTCAAAGGATCACTTGCAAGTGAATGACTTGGTGCGTTCTAGAAAGCCATTGAATTCATGCAAGTCAGATAATATGAACATCCCTGAAGGAAAGATAGTGGGTTTAGAACGCGAAACTGAAAAGGATGCTTTTGTTTTGGTGAGAGTTCGTGGAATCCATGATCCCGTAAGAGTGTATGCTTCAACGCTTGAGCGGGTGAGTTTCGGGTTAGCAGTTGGTGACTGGATACGTTTGAAGGAAGCAGAAAAGAAACACTCTCCAGTGGGAATTCTTCATTCAATCGATCGTGTTGGTAATGTAGCTGTTGCTTTTATTGGTGTAGAAACTCTCTGGAATGGTAACTCTTCCCAGTTTCAAATGGCAGAATCGTTTTGCGTTGGCCAATTTGTACGGATAAAAGCCAGCATCCTGAGACCACGATTCGAATGGCCTCGTAAAAAAGGAAATGTTTGGGCCACAGGGAGGATTTGGTGGATCCTACCCAATGGTTGTCTCATGGTCAAGTTCCCTGGAATTCTCTCTTTCAAAGAAGAATGTGATTCATACATGGCTGATCCAGCCGAGGTCGAGGCAGTCAACTTTAGCACTTGTCCAGGGATGGTGAAAAAGTACCAACACCTTGAGGACTTTCACTGGTCAGTTAGACCAGTTCTGATTGCATTTGGGATGTTTACAGCAATGAAGCTGGGAATTGCATTTGGGAAGAAGGTGGGGAGATCAAAGGTGAAGAAAGGACAAAGCAACCTTGTGTATTGTGAATCTCAACATATCGAAGGACAGAACGCCAACAATCCAGCTTGGATTCCTCCGCCTGTGAAAAACATTCTTTTCGGAGATGGCGTTAGCACGGTCGCACGATGA
- the LOC120086568 gene encoding uncharacterized protein LOC120086568, producing MAIDGVCTLDVVEFPPPPPPPPTTVEKHRRSFSLLSSPLMIVGLSRKNVLYRQLPHQPLMLSVLKLDGSCFDIQVKRSATVAELKGAVESVFSHMPQNGPGKISWLHVWWHFCLCYAGQKLVDDADYIANFGIKDGDQLQFVRHVTTGYNAIRKQSKKCVVSSKLLSRISYRSKNYEQNDQEDMERYNYNDIESGRFQHHGNNELFMNHEPKMVVFLGGWFSHTKLASAGKTRINSLVRPSGTRPSLVRGFKNLIQLCREKRHYEKVNKKKRSIIGV from the exons ATGGCTATCGACGGTGTTTGCACACTTGACGTTGTGGAGTTTCCTCCGCCACCGCCGCCGCCGCCAACGACGGTCGAGAAGCATCGTAGATCATTCTCGCTTCTTTCGTCTCCTTTGATGATCGTTGGGCTCTCCAGGAAGAATGTTCTATATCGCCAGCTTCCACATCAGCCTCTCATGCTCTCTGTCCTTAAATTGGATGGCTCTTGTTTCG ATATTCAAGTTAAGAGATCTGCTACTGTTGCTGAATTAAAGGGCGCAGTAGAGTCGGTCTTCAGCCACATGCCACAGAATGGACCGGGAAAGATTTCATG GCTCCATGTGTGGTGGCATTTCTGCTTATGCTATGCTGGTCAAAAGTTAGTTGATGACGCAGACTACATCGCAAATTTTGGCATCAAGGATGGTGATCAG CTTCAATTTGTCCGGCATGTCACAACTGGCTACAATGCTATAAGAAAACAATCAAAGAAATGCGTGGTTTCCTCAAAACTGCTCAGTAG GATATCATATCGGTCAAAAAACTACGAGCAAAATGATCAGGAAGATATGGAAAGATATAACTACAACGATATAGAGAGCGGAAGGTTTCAACACCATGGCAATAATGAGCTCTTCATGAACCATGAGCCAAAGATGGTAGTTTTTTTGGGAGGATGGTTCTCTCACACCAAGCTGGCATCCGCAGGAAAGACGCGCATCAATAGCCTGGTTCGTCCATCGGGAACTCGGCCTAGCCTGGTGCGTGGTTTTAAGAATTTAATACAATTATGCCGTGAGAAACGACATTATGAGAAAGTGAATAAAAAGAAGAGATCCATCATAGGAGTCTAA